One window of the Pyrus communis chromosome 17, drPyrComm1.1, whole genome shotgun sequence genome contains the following:
- the LOC137722729 gene encoding YTH domain-containing protein ECT3 isoform X2, giving the protein MDKHQGDQDRIVSTGERPVKSDILKEQPLLPEDERIVSANPSPAAVIIGPSDYGNNTGTWDGYSPYNADGMHVLSPVIYNDNPSLLFHSGYGFNPEIAYGQYSPVATPLPSVMVDGQLYSTQQVPFSPSYYAQPSELMTSESSSTSTDNMGYGPGSGYMVNYGSFSGDLSGHLGSSPLASATIYSPPTGIFGSYEHNAGQISHQQRPMHGYGLVSSSFGGRYPPGSSYQSSNSGGASYSFGNDQNRPNVDKARRRERDWDSVSTYNNSHDIFNDRNHGPRASKMKGKSTSDQSSSSSVRKMDLSASGINLDSLNRLDFVTEYEDAKFFIIKSFSEDNVHKSIKYNVWASTPHGNKKLDAAYHEAKKKGSCAVFLFFSVNASGQFCGVAEMVGPVDFEKDADYWQQDRWSGQFPVQWHIVKDVPNIRFRHILLENNDNKPVTHSRDCQEVNLKQGIELLKIFNDFDARTSIIDDFEFYDEREKSLKERKVKQEASSTTDASDSVAVDSVNEISNSFDQALELKGSSSKVVAETEHDISSKTDAASVILEHVSSVDQISDNLSQVLRLEEGDKELALSSESSKGVDDSKSIDRKATVVSTTSA; this is encoded by the exons ATGGACAAGCATCAAGGCGACCAAGATCGGATCGTCTCCACTG GAGAGAGACCTGTTAAGTCAGATATCTTGAAAGAGCAG CCACTTTTGCCCGAAGATGAAAGAATAGTTTCAGCGAATCCTTCTCCAGCTGCAGTCATCATAGGGCCTTCAG ATTATGGCAATAACACTGGTACTTGGGATGGATATTCTCCATATAATGCTGATGGAATGCATGTTTTATCACCA GTCATCTACAATGATAATCCCTCTCTTCTGTTTCACTCTGGTTATGGCTTCAATCCCGAAATTGCATATGGACAGTATTCACCGGTCGCTACTCCTTTGCCTTCTGTAATGGTAGATGGCCAACTTTATTCTACACAACAGGTCCCTTTCTCTCCATCTTACTACGCCCAGCCATCTGAGTTGATGACATCAGAAAGTAGTAGCACTAGCACTGACAACATGGGCTATGGGCCAGGATCAGGTTACATGGTAAATTATGGATCATTTAGTGGAGATCTGTCCGGACATCTTGGTTCTAGTCCTTTAGCATCGGCAACAATTTATTCTCCACCAACGGGCATTTTTGGGTCATACGAACACAATGCTGGGcag ATTTCTCATCAACAGAGACCAATGCATGGATATGGATTGGTTTCAAGTTCCTTTGGTGGACGCTATCCTCCTGGTAGTTCTTATCAGAGCTCAAACTCTGGTGGTGCTTCATATTCATTTGGTAATGACCAGAACCGACCAAATGTTGACAAGGccagaagaagagagagggacTGGGATTCAGTTTCCACTTATAATAATTCACATGATATCTTCAATGACCGCAATCACGGACCAAGGGCTTCGAAGATGAAGGGAAAGAGTACTTCCGACCAGAGTTCTTCATCTAGTGTTAGGAAAATGGATCTATCTGCTTCTGGAATTAACCTTGATTCATTGAACCGGCTAGATTTTGTCACAGAATATGAGGATGCAAAATTCTTTATCATTAAGTCTTTCAGTGAGGACAATGTTCACAAAAGTATTAAATACAATGTTTGGGCTAGCACGCCTCATGGAAACAAGAAACTTGATGCTGCTTATCATGAGGCAAAGAAAAAAGGCAGCTGTGCAGTCTTCCTATTCTTTTCG GTTAATGCTAGCGGACAGTTTTGTGGAGTAGCGGAAATGGTGGGACCTGTAGATTTTGAGAAGGATGCTGATTACTGGCAGCAAGATAGGTGGAGTGGGCAATTTCCGGTTCAGTGGCATATTGTAAAGGATGTTCCTAACATTCGGTTCCGTCACATTCTACTTGAAAATAATGATAATAAGCCTGTCACGCACAGTCGAGATTGTCAGGAG GTGAATCTCAAACAAGGTATTGAGctgttgaaaattttcaatgatTTTGATGCACGAACATCTATTATAgatgattttgaattttatgaTGAGCGGGAAAAATCCTTGAAGGAAAGGAAAGTTAAACAAGAAGCTAGTTCAACTACAGATGCTTCTGATTCAGTTGCCGTTGATTCTGTTAATGAAATTTCCAATAGTTTTGATCAAGCCCTGGAGTTGAAAGGAAGTAGTAGCAAAGTAGTAGCAGAAACTGAACATGACATTAGCTCAAAAACAGATGCTGCGTCAGTTATACTTGAACATGTTTCCTCCGTGGACCAAATATCTGATAACTTATCTCAAGTATTGCGGTTGGAAGAGGGTGACAAAGAATTAGCTCTGTCATCTGAAAGTAGTAAAGGTGTAGACGACAGCAAGTCAATTGACAGGAAGGCAACAGTAGTATCAACTACTAGTGCTTAG
- the LOC137722729 gene encoding YTH domain-containing protein ECT3 isoform X1, which yields MDKHQGDQDRIVSTGERPVKSDILKEQPLLPEDERIVSANPSPAAVIIGPSGDVTQQPKSSDVSGARSTPHLLNLYSSHERNIYGDYGNNTGTWDGYSPYNADGMHVLSPVIYNDNPSLLFHSGYGFNPEIAYGQYSPVATPLPSVMVDGQLYSTQQVPFSPSYYAQPSELMTSESSSTSTDNMGYGPGSGYMVNYGSFSGDLSGHLGSSPLASATIYSPPTGIFGSYEHNAGQISHQQRPMHGYGLVSSSFGGRYPPGSSYQSSNSGGASYSFGNDQNRPNVDKARRRERDWDSVSTYNNSHDIFNDRNHGPRASKMKGKSTSDQSSSSSVRKMDLSASGINLDSLNRLDFVTEYEDAKFFIIKSFSEDNVHKSIKYNVWASTPHGNKKLDAAYHEAKKKGSCAVFLFFSVNASGQFCGVAEMVGPVDFEKDADYWQQDRWSGQFPVQWHIVKDVPNIRFRHILLENNDNKPVTHSRDCQEVNLKQGIELLKIFNDFDARTSIIDDFEFYDEREKSLKERKVKQEASSTTDASDSVAVDSVNEISNSFDQALELKGSSSKVVAETEHDISSKTDAASVILEHVSSVDQISDNLSQVLRLEEGDKELALSSESSKGVDDSKSIDRKATVVSTTSA from the exons ATGGACAAGCATCAAGGCGACCAAGATCGGATCGTCTCCACTG GAGAGAGACCTGTTAAGTCAGATATCTTGAAAGAGCAG CCACTTTTGCCCGAAGATGAAAGAATAGTTTCAGCGAATCCTTCTCCAGCTGCAGTCATCATAGGGCCTTCAGGTGATGTTACACAACAACCCAAGTCTTCAGATGTTAGTGGAGCACGAAGCACCCCCCATCTGCTTAATTTGTATTCATCTCATGAACGGAACATTTATGGTG ATTATGGCAATAACACTGGTACTTGGGATGGATATTCTCCATATAATGCTGATGGAATGCATGTTTTATCACCA GTCATCTACAATGATAATCCCTCTCTTCTGTTTCACTCTGGTTATGGCTTCAATCCCGAAATTGCATATGGACAGTATTCACCGGTCGCTACTCCTTTGCCTTCTGTAATGGTAGATGGCCAACTTTATTCTACACAACAGGTCCCTTTCTCTCCATCTTACTACGCCCAGCCATCTGAGTTGATGACATCAGAAAGTAGTAGCACTAGCACTGACAACATGGGCTATGGGCCAGGATCAGGTTACATGGTAAATTATGGATCATTTAGTGGAGATCTGTCCGGACATCTTGGTTCTAGTCCTTTAGCATCGGCAACAATTTATTCTCCACCAACGGGCATTTTTGGGTCATACGAACACAATGCTGGGcag ATTTCTCATCAACAGAGACCAATGCATGGATATGGATTGGTTTCAAGTTCCTTTGGTGGACGCTATCCTCCTGGTAGTTCTTATCAGAGCTCAAACTCTGGTGGTGCTTCATATTCATTTGGTAATGACCAGAACCGACCAAATGTTGACAAGGccagaagaagagagagggacTGGGATTCAGTTTCCACTTATAATAATTCACATGATATCTTCAATGACCGCAATCACGGACCAAGGGCTTCGAAGATGAAGGGAAAGAGTACTTCCGACCAGAGTTCTTCATCTAGTGTTAGGAAAATGGATCTATCTGCTTCTGGAATTAACCTTGATTCATTGAACCGGCTAGATTTTGTCACAGAATATGAGGATGCAAAATTCTTTATCATTAAGTCTTTCAGTGAGGACAATGTTCACAAAAGTATTAAATACAATGTTTGGGCTAGCACGCCTCATGGAAACAAGAAACTTGATGCTGCTTATCATGAGGCAAAGAAAAAAGGCAGCTGTGCAGTCTTCCTATTCTTTTCG GTTAATGCTAGCGGACAGTTTTGTGGAGTAGCGGAAATGGTGGGACCTGTAGATTTTGAGAAGGATGCTGATTACTGGCAGCAAGATAGGTGGAGTGGGCAATTTCCGGTTCAGTGGCATATTGTAAAGGATGTTCCTAACATTCGGTTCCGTCACATTCTACTTGAAAATAATGATAATAAGCCTGTCACGCACAGTCGAGATTGTCAGGAG GTGAATCTCAAACAAGGTATTGAGctgttgaaaattttcaatgatTTTGATGCACGAACATCTATTATAgatgattttgaattttatgaTGAGCGGGAAAAATCCTTGAAGGAAAGGAAAGTTAAACAAGAAGCTAGTTCAACTACAGATGCTTCTGATTCAGTTGCCGTTGATTCTGTTAATGAAATTTCCAATAGTTTTGATCAAGCCCTGGAGTTGAAAGGAAGTAGTAGCAAAGTAGTAGCAGAAACTGAACATGACATTAGCTCAAAAACAGATGCTGCGTCAGTTATACTTGAACATGTTTCCTCCGTGGACCAAATATCTGATAACTTATCTCAAGTATTGCGGTTGGAAGAGGGTGACAAAGAATTAGCTCTGTCATCTGAAAGTAGTAAAGGTGTAGACGACAGCAAGTCAATTGACAGGAAGGCAACAGTAGTATCAACTACTAGTGCTTAG